In a genomic window of Tissierella sp. Yu-01:
- a CDS encoding aromatic amino acid ammonia-lyase yields the protein MIGNTMDLNNFMNIVRNKDKVEFTEEYKTRVKDTRKLVEQWVEQGRIMYGITTGFGANSTRTISKEEANTLQRNIVISHSTSVGDPMSEEEVRATMLMILQNAGTGYSGIRIETLERYREFLNQSLIPFAPKEGSVGYLSPEAHIALAVMGDGKIISEGKVVDSYDILKKHNLNNYDLSYKEGLILVSGTTSVTGMAAIALYDIIKAVKTADIIGAMTLEVTKGTLRAYDERLMSVRGHKEQKVTADNIRRILEDSEIAKEFYNYRLQDALSVRCIPQLHGAVKKTLYDALETLEIEMNSCTDNPIIWGENGDGEAISGGNPDSSYIGLEMDSVAMAATMVAKMSERRNNRLVDGNISENPWFLVNNPGLNSGLMIPQYTQAGLLNDMKILSTSSVIDNIPTCGNQEDYVAMGYNSSKKAMAIAEKLEYILAIELLSAYESYQYIDKKLKRSSVTDSVYKEIAKTVPIMEDDIYLYPHIEKLRELIHNGDILNIAQDIIGEIK from the coding sequence TTGATTGGTAATACAATGGATTTAAACAATTTTATGAATATCGTTAGAAATAAAGATAAGGTAGAATTTACAGAAGAATATAAAACTAGAGTCAAAGATACAAGAAAGCTTGTTGAACAATGGGTAGAACAGGGTAGAATCATGTATGGAATAACTACTGGTTTTGGTGCTAATAGTACTAGAACAATTTCTAAGGAAGAAGCAAATACACTTCAAAGAAATATTGTAATATCTCACTCCACTTCAGTAGGGGATCCAATGAGTGAAGAAGAAGTACGTGCTACTATGTTAATGATTCTTCAAAATGCAGGGACAGGTTATAGTGGAATAAGAATAGAAACACTAGAAAGGTATAGGGAATTTCTAAATCAAAGTTTAATACCGTTTGCACCTAAAGAAGGATCAGTTGGATATCTTTCTCCTGAAGCCCATATAGCCTTGGCTGTAATGGGAGATGGAAAAATTATTTCAGAAGGAAAAGTTGTAGATTCTTATGACATTCTAAAAAAGCATAATCTGAATAATTATGATTTATCCTATAAAGAAGGTCTCATTCTTGTTTCAGGTACTACCAGTGTTACAGGAATGGCTGCTATAGCCTTATATGACATTATTAAAGCTGTTAAGACAGCAGATATTATTGGAGCCATGACTCTTGAAGTGACTAAAGGAACATTGAGAGCTTATGACGAAAGACTAATGAGTGTAAGAGGGCATAAGGAACAGAAAGTAACAGCTGATAATATTAGAAGGATACTAGAAGATTCAGAAATAGCAAAAGAATTTTATAATTATAGATTACAAGATGCTTTATCAGTAAGATGTATACCACAATTACATGGAGCAGTAAAGAAAACCCTATATGATGCATTAGAAACTTTAGAGATAGAGATGAATAGTTGTACTGATAATCCAATTATTTGGGGTGAAAATGGAGATGGCGAAGCAATATCAGGAGGAAACCCTGATTCATCCTATATTGGTTTGGAAATGGACTCTGTGGCAATGGCAGCTACAATGGTGGCTAAGATGTCTGAAAGAAGAAATAATCGATTAGTTGATGGAAATATTTCTGAAAATCCATGGTTTCTTGTTAATAATCCTGGATTAAATTCAGGACTAATGATTCCACAATATACACAAGCAGGACTATTAAATGATATGAAGATATTATCAACATCATCTGTAATTGATAATATACCTACTTGTGGTAATCAAGAGGATTATGTTGCAATGGGTTATAATTCCTCTAAAAAGGCAATGGCCATAGCTGAGAAATTAGAGTATATATTAGCTATTGAATTATTATCAGCCTACGAATCCTATCAATATATAGATAAGAAATTAAAGAGAAGTAGTGTAACAGATTCAGTCTATAAGGAGATTGCTAAGACTGTTCCAATTATGGAAGATGATATTTATTTATATCCTCATATTGAGAAACTGAGAGAATTAATACACAATGGAGATATCTTGAATATAGCACAAGATATTATTGGAGAAATTAAATAA
- a CDS encoding Na+/H+ antiporter family protein, with translation MLTNPVLIAVLVMSALCLLKVNVLISILVSAIVGGTMAGMSLGDTMSTLIGGMGGSAETALSYILLGALAVAIGHTGVADILVRKIGNVIQNKRTMFVLLIAGIACFSQNLIPVHIAFIPILIPPLLGLMNKLKIDRRAVACALTFGLKAPYVMLPVGFGLIFHGIISGALVDNGVAMDTMDVWKATLLPGIGMIIGLLIAVFVLFRKPRDYKDIEIIEKGNDSEYTGMTKEHWGAVVGAVAAFAIQLLTGSLPLGALVGLIIMIAFGCFKLKELDEMMNGGIGLMGFIAFVMLVASGFGAVLRATGGVEALVEASVEIMRGSKFVAAIVMLFIGLLVTMGIGTSFGTVPIIATIFVPLGVELGFSPLAIASLVAVAGALGDAGSPASDSTLGPTSGLNADGQHDHIWDTCVPTFMAYNIPLIIFGTIAALVL, from the coding sequence GTGTTAACAAATCCAGTTTTAATTGCAGTATTAGTAATGTCAGCGCTTTGTTTATTAAAAGTAAACGTTCTCATCTCTATTCTTGTTTCAGCAATAGTAGGAGGAACGATGGCAGGAATGAGTTTGGGTGACACAATGTCAACACTTATTGGAGGTATGGGTGGTTCAGCTGAAACTGCGCTATCATATATTCTTTTAGGAGCCTTAGCTGTAGCAATTGGACATACCGGTGTTGCAGATATTCTTGTTCGAAAAATCGGTAATGTTATACAGAATAAGAGGACAATGTTTGTGCTTTTAATAGCAGGTATTGCATGTTTCTCTCAAAACTTAATACCAGTTCATATTGCATTTATTCCAATATTAATTCCACCGCTACTAGGATTAATGAATAAGTTAAAGATTGATAGACGAGCAGTAGCATGTGCACTAACATTTGGATTAAAAGCACCATATGTAATGCTTCCTGTAGGATTTGGACTTATATTCCATGGAATAATATCTGGGGCATTAGTAGATAATGGTGTAGCTATGGACACAATGGATGTTTGGAAAGCGACCTTATTGCCAGGAATCGGTATGATAATTGGCTTATTAATTGCAGTATTTGTGCTTTTCAGAAAGCCTAGAGATTATAAGGATATAGAAATAATTGAAAAGGGAAATGATAGCGAATACACAGGCATGACTAAAGAGCACTGGGGTGCTGTAGTAGGTGCTGTAGCAGCATTCGCAATACAATTATTGACAGGTTCTCTCCCTCTAGGAGCCTTAGTAGGTCTTATTATTATGATAGCATTCGGATGTTTTAAATTAAAAGAACTTGACGAAATGATGAATGGTGGAATTGGTTTAATGGGCTTTATCGCATTTGTTATGCTTGTAGCATCAGGATTTGGTGCGGTATTAAGAGCTACAGGTGGAGTTGAAGCATTGGTTGAGGCTTCAGTTGAGATTATGCGTGGAAGTAAATTTGTGGCAGCTATAGTGATGCTTTTCATAGGATTATTAGTAACAATGGGAATTGGTACTTCATTTGGTACAGTTCCAATAATTGCAACAATTTTTGTTCCACTTGGAGTGGAATTAGGATTTAGTCCTTTAGCAATTGCAAGTCTTGTTGCAGTAGCAGGAGCATTGGGAGATGCAGGATCACCAGCATCAGACTCTACATTAGGACCTACATCTGGATTAAATGCTGATGGTCAGCATGATCATATATGGGATACATGTGTACCTACATTTATGGCATACAATATTCCATTAATAATATTTGGAACAATCGCAGCTTTAGTTTTATAG